Sequence from the Salinicoccus sp. RF5 genome:
CTGCCGATTTTGATTGCCGTCGGTTCCGGCATCGTCCTGGGTCTGCTTGTTGCGAGCCGCATCATCCAGTACTTGCTGAGACACTACACTTATTTAACATATGCCCTGATACTGGGGCTTGTCATCGGATCCGTCTTTGCCATCTATCCGGGTCTTCCGGATACAGCCGTGTCCTGGACAGTGACTGTGCTGTCCGCCATACTGGGGTTTGCAATCAGCTGGTACATGGGTGCTGACAATGAAGGTGCAATCTGAATGGAGGTGAGGATATGGAACAGAGCCATCCTTTGGTCATGGCCTATCATGAATATATAGAATCTACGATCGATTACCGGATTGCTGTGCTGGGACAGGTTGACGCAGGCAAAAGCGCCCTTGTCAACCGGTTGGCGGATGCCGATTCCTTTATTTCCACACAGACTGATGCCACACGCACAATTACCGAGCACCCCTACGGAAAAAGGGGAAAGATCCTCGATTTTCCAGGTGTCGGAACAACGGAATATTCACCGAAACAATACAGGAAACTGATAGCCAAGACAGGCGTCAAACACGTATTGTACGTCTTCTCATCCAAAATACGGGACGCGGATGAAACGATCATCCGGTATCTTGCTAAAAAAGGCGTCCATATCACATTCGTCTACAACAAGACCGATACACTTGTGGACGTTTCTGGAGAGCGTGCACAGAAGATACTGATGAACGACAAGGAAACGGAGCTCCATGTGACCTTCAAGAAGCATCTCGATCAGCCGCTGTACTATCATTTTGCCAGTGTGAAGGATGATGCGGGAATCGATGAGCTGAGAAGGAAGCTGGATGATATATTTGAAGAGAAGGACGCCCTGTTCGACAAGAGGGCCAAGAGTGCCCAGTACCTTGAGAAATTCCTGACCAGGAAAATGAACAGCCTGGCTGCCAAACTGCTGTCCCCAAGCTTCAAGGACATCATACTCAGCCGTTCCTACAAATCGATCGAGGAAATGACAGAATCGCACTACGACGTCACTGAGGAGGATGGAAAAGTAATCGGCCAGGACATCCCAAGGGCTCCGGACTACATCAACCGCGTGAAGAATACGGAGAAGGACACTAAGAAGCCGGCGGACTACATCAACCACCTGGCGACGCTCTTCAGCGCAGTGTTCAAAATGCGGAAGTTGAATGTCGTCACTTTCATCGTTTCTTCGCTCGGCGAAGTCAGCGTGAAAAGCATCTACCCCGTATTGAAGGGAACATTTGAATACGTCGGTGATATGAATGACTTTGCCCGCGAAGTCATCAAATACCACCGTTAGACCAAAGCACCCCGGCTCTTGCCGGGGTGTTTTTCCTTTTGGGGGCAATCGTTTGCACTTGAATATGATAAATCATTATAAAGAAGCCTATATATAAAGGGGATAAATTTATGCAATCGTTTGCAAAAAAGTGTTGACTTTTTATATGAAAGCGTTTTATTATAAGAGTATGAAATGGATTACATATCTAGAGGAGGATTATAATGAAGAGCAACAAATGGTTTCTATTGATGATGTTTGCATTAGTTCTGATGTTGGCAGCCTGTGGGCCGGACAGACCAGAGAGTGGGGAAGAAGCTGCTGGTGAAGGAGCCAACGGCTCAGGTGAAGAAGGCTCTGAACCAGAAAAGCCTGAAGTGCTGAATGTTTGGCTTGATGGAGAAAATCAGATGGAAGTATACGGTGAAATTTTTGAGAAGTATGAAGAAGAAACAGGTATTGCTGTTGAATTTACAGAAGTAGGCATGACTGACCAATTGGAACAATTATCATTGGATGCTCCGGCAGGACAGGGTCCAGACCTCTATCAACAGCCACACGATATGATTGGTAGTGCTTATCTCCAAGGCCTTGGAATGGAACTCGACCCCTCTGAATTCGAACTCGATGCATTCAACGAAAATGCACTTGAAGCATTCACTTACGAAGGCTCATTGATGGGCGTACCATTTGCTGTTGAAGCGGCTGCTCTCTATTATAATAAGGATATTATAGACGAAGCGCCTCAAACAGTTGAAGAACTCGAAGCAATCATGGAAGAGTATACGGATGAAAGTAATAATGAATACGGATTCCTGATGGAAGCAACCAACTTCTACTTCTCATATCCACTGCTGTTCTCTGGAGGTGAGCAGATTTTCGGCCAAGAAGAGGATGGAAGCTACAACTCTGAAGATCTTCAAGTCGCTACAGATGGTGTAGTTGAGCAAGCAACACGTATGCAAGAGTGGTTCCAGGCCGGATACCTTAGTGAGAATGTGACCGGTGATGTGCTTGATGGATTGTTTACAGATGGAAAGGCACCTGTTGCAATGACAGGCCCATGGAAACTCTCAGACTATTCTGATGCACTTGGAGATTCACTGGGTACAGCAACACTACCTGAACTTGATGGAGAAACAATGACACCATTTATGGGAGTCAAGGGATGGATGATTTCCGAATATACGGAGAACGAATACTGGTCAAAAGACCTCTTGAAGTTTATGACTAATGCTGATAACAGCAAATTGGTCACTGAGGGCCTCAGGGAAACAGTGCCACGCTCAGATGTTGAAAACTCCAATGAACTGTTGAGGGTGTTTAATGAGCAGGCCGAGAACGCAAACCCAATGCCTAATATTCCGGAAATGGCACAAGTTTGGGAACCAATGGGAGATGCGTTGATCTTCATATCTAATGGGGACGATCCTCGCGAAGTTTTGGAAGAAGCAAAATCACAAATACAAACTGATATAGACTCAGCTTCAGGTGGACAGGATTCTGAAGAGTAGTATCGAAGGTTAGGAGGAAAGGGCTATGAAGAAAAATCCGAAATTGGCTGCAGTCCTGTCCATCCTTCCTGGACTGGGCCAATTATACAATAAGAGGTACGCCAAAGCAGGTGGCCTCTTTATTCTTTTTATATCATTTTTTGCAGTTTTCTATAACTTCTTGAATATTGGATTCTGGGGACTTTTTACTCTTGGTGAAATTCCACGTGTAGATGATTCAAGAATTTTACTGGCACAGGGGATCATATCCCTTCTTGTAGTCGTAATAGCAATTACCTTCTATATTGCTAATATCATAGATGCGTACAAAGATGCCAAACTGATCAACAGCGGGGACTTCAGGACGATGAGGCAGCAATTCAGGGATGCATGGGATAAGAGTTTCCCTTATGCAATCGTTGCTCCTGGGCTTTTCTTACTCATTTTTATAGTGGTATTCCCATTGCTGTATATGTTCTTCCTGGCATTCACAAACTATAATCTCTATAATGCACCGCCCAGAAATGTTCTGGATTATATTGGTTTCGAGAACTTTAAGGCTTTGATTGAAGTGGACATCTGGAGGAATACTTTCTTCAGCGTCTTTACATGGACGATCGTATGGACACTGGTAGCAACAACATTACAGATTGCCCTGGCCCTACTTCTTGCAATCATCGTCAATCATCCTTTGATAAAGTTCAAAAGGCTGATACGTACCATACTTATCTTGCCATGGGCAGTGCCGGCATTTGTGACGATTCTTATTTTCTCTGCACTATTCAATAACCAGTTCGGGGCGATCAACAATGATATTCTGCAACCGTTGTTCGGCCTTTCAATTCCGTGGCTGTCGGATCCCTTCTGGGCAAAAGTTGCTCTGATAATGATTCAGACATGGTTAGGATTCCCATTTGTCTTTGCCTTGTTCACGGGCGTCCTTCAAAGTATATCCGACGATTGGTATGAAGCAGCTGATATGGATGGTGCGTCAGGGTGGCAGAAGTTCACTGAAATAACTTTCCCGCACATCATGTTTGCTACAGCACCGCTTCTCATAATGCAATATGCAGGGAATTTCAACAACTTCAACATCATTTATCTATTCAATGCTGGTGGGCCTGCTATAAGAGAACAAAATGCTGGCGGCACCGACATTCTGATTTCATGGGTATATAAACTGACTTTCGAGACCCAGAACTATAATATGGCCGCCGCAATTTCCATCATCATTGGTCTTATTGTAGCTTCGGTCGCCGCATTCCAGTTCAGTCGTACTAGAGCAGTTCAAGAGGAAGGTGAGATATGATGACTAAAAAAAGAAAAAATCTCTTAAAGCAGATTGTCATGTATACCATATTGTTCATTATGACGGTGGCAATCTTCTATCCTCTCCTTTGGACTTTTGGAATTTCATTAAACCCGGGGAACAATTTGTACGGGGCGAATATGATTCCTGAAAACTGGTCATTCACCCATTATAAATGGTTGTTTACAGACCCGCAGAGCATGTATCTGACATGGTATAAGAACACCTTGATTGTAGCAGCAGCCTCCTCTTTCTTATCAGTGGTTTTCGTTACTTTGACTGCCTATGCCTTCTCACGATATCGGTTTGTCGGACGAAAATACGGTTTGTATGCCTTTCTTATCCTGCAGATGTTCCCGGTATTGATGGCCATGGTGGCAATCTATATCCTCCTCAATACAATAGGACTGCTGGATTCCCTCTGGGGACTGGTTCTTGTATATGTAGGTGGCTCGATCCCGATGAATGCGTTCTTGGTTAAAGGTTATTTTGATACCATCCCAAGAGAGTTGGATGAATCTGCAAAAATGGATGGTGCAGGGCATTTTCGTATATTCTTTACAATAATGATTCCTTTGGCCAAACCGATTATTGCAGTAGTTGCATTGTTTAATTTCATGGCACCGTTCATGGACTTTATCTTGCCGCGTATCGTTTTAAGAAGTCCAGAAAACTTCACCTTGGCATTAGGGCTTTACAATATGGTCAATGATCAATTTGCCAATACATTCACAAGATTTGCCGCAGGGTCGATCCTGATTGCAGTACCTATAGCAATCGTGTTCCTTTTCCTGCAGAGGTATTTGATTTCCGGCTTGATGTCCGGATCGACTAAAGGTTAGATAGGGTGATCTGATGGTTACAATTAAAGATGTAGCAAAAGCTGCTGGCGTGTCCCCTTCAACGGTTTCAAGAGTTGTAAAGGATCATCCAGGAATCAGTTCAGATACCAAAAGAAAAATACGCAAAATAATGCAGGAGATGGGGTATACGCCCAATGTTGCTGCAAGAAATCTTGTTACAAACAAGTCGTATACTATTGGTCTCATAGTAAAAAGTGCAGTACATGAAGCTGTATTGAATCCATTTTTTACAGAAGTTAATTTCGGAGTATCGGAAGCGTGCAGGAATGAAGGTTTTTCGACTCTCATGACTGCAGCCCAAGATGATGACAGCCTCTTTCTTGAAATAAAGGACCTCATCAATTCAAGAAGGGTTGATGGCTTTATTCTACTCTATTCAAAAGAAGATGACCCGGTGACAAATTATCTGACCAGTATAGGCTTCCCATTCGTTGTTATTGGAAAAGATATTTCTAATATTCAGGACGCAATCTATGTAGATAACGATAATGTGTATGCGGCACATCTAATTACCGATCATCTATTGGATTTGGGATATAGGAATATTACAATGATTACTGATAACGATGTATTTGCTGTGGCAAAAGACCGGATTAAAGGATTTACCCGTGCTCTTGAAAAAAGAGGGATTGAAGTGGAAGGCAGGGTTGTCAATTGCAGTAGCAATGAGGTTTCCATAAGGAAGACCCTTGAGGAACTCTTGGAGAAGGAGTCGGTTGATGCGATACTCACATTGGATGGTGTAATCAATGCATTGGTGCTCTCCTGTCTATATTGTATGAAAGTAAGAATTCCGGAAGACGTTGCCACTGCAACCTTCAATGATTCCCCAATGACTGAATTGGCTGCGCCACCTCAAACTACAGTGGATATTCATCCTCAGGAATTGGGCAGGGAGGCAGGGCGTGAGATTATAAACCTGGTCAGAAACCCTCAAAGGTTAAAGAGGAACATCACAGTACCTGTAAGCATTATAGAACGCAGATCAACACAGAAGGAGGAAGGCGGATGAAAGTGACAGTCTGGAACGAATACAGGCATGAGAAGGAATCAGAAGTGGTGGGTGAAATATATCCTGAAGGCATCCACGGTCAAATTGCGAGTTTCCTTGAAGGGCATGAAGTGACGACGGCAACTCTGGATGAAGCGGAGCATGGCTTGAGTGATGAAGTGCTGGATAATACAGATGTCCTGATATGGTGGGGGCACAAAGCCCACGATGAGGTCGCTGACGAAATTGCAGAAAAGGTGCGTCAGCGTGT
This genomic interval carries:
- a CDS encoding GTPase domain-containing protein, translated to MEQSHPLVMAYHEYIESTIDYRIAVLGQVDAGKSALVNRLADADSFISTQTDATRTITEHPYGKRGKILDFPGVGTTEYSPKQYRKLIAKTGVKHVLYVFSSKIRDADETIIRYLAKKGVHITFVYNKTDTLVDVSGERAQKILMNDKETELHVTFKKHLDQPLYYHFASVKDDAGIDELRRKLDDIFEEKDALFDKRAKSAQYLEKFLTRKMNSLAAKLLSPSFKDIILSRSYKSIEEMTESHYDVTEEDGKVIGQDIPRAPDYINRVKNTEKDTKKPADYINHLATLFSAVFKMRKLNVVTFIVSSLGEVSVKSIYPVLKGTFEYVGDMNDFAREVIKYHR
- a CDS encoding extracellular solute-binding protein, with translation MKSNKWFLLMMFALVLMLAACGPDRPESGEEAAGEGANGSGEEGSEPEKPEVLNVWLDGENQMEVYGEIFEKYEEETGIAVEFTEVGMTDQLEQLSLDAPAGQGPDLYQQPHDMIGSAYLQGLGMELDPSEFELDAFNENALEAFTYEGSLMGVPFAVEAAALYYNKDIIDEAPQTVEELEAIMEEYTDESNNEYGFLMEATNFYFSYPLLFSGGEQIFGQEEDGSYNSEDLQVATDGVVEQATRMQEWFQAGYLSENVTGDVLDGLFTDGKAPVAMTGPWKLSDYSDALGDSLGTATLPELDGETMTPFMGVKGWMISEYTENEYWSKDLLKFMTNADNSKLVTEGLRETVPRSDVENSNELLRVFNEQAENANPMPNIPEMAQVWEPMGDALIFISNGDDPREVLEEAKSQIQTDIDSASGGQDSEE
- a CDS encoding sugar ABC transporter permease: MKKNPKLAAVLSILPGLGQLYNKRYAKAGGLFILFISFFAVFYNFLNIGFWGLFTLGEIPRVDDSRILLAQGIISLLVVVIAITFYIANIIDAYKDAKLINSGDFRTMRQQFRDAWDKSFPYAIVAPGLFLLIFIVVFPLLYMFFLAFTNYNLYNAPPRNVLDYIGFENFKALIEVDIWRNTFFSVFTWTIVWTLVATTLQIALALLLAIIVNHPLIKFKRLIRTILILPWAVPAFVTILIFSALFNNQFGAINNDILQPLFGLSIPWLSDPFWAKVALIMIQTWLGFPFVFALFTGVLQSISDDWYEAADMDGASGWQKFTEITFPHIMFATAPLLIMQYAGNFNNFNIIYLFNAGGPAIREQNAGGTDILISWVYKLTFETQNYNMAAAISIIIGLIVASVAAFQFSRTRAVQEEGEI
- a CDS encoding sugar ABC transporter permease; translation: MTKKRKNLLKQIVMYTILFIMTVAIFYPLLWTFGISLNPGNNLYGANMIPENWSFTHYKWLFTDPQSMYLTWYKNTLIVAAASSFLSVVFVTLTAYAFSRYRFVGRKYGLYAFLILQMFPVLMAMVAIYILLNTIGLLDSLWGLVLVYVGGSIPMNAFLVKGYFDTIPRELDESAKMDGAGHFRIFFTIMIPLAKPIIAVVALFNFMAPFMDFILPRIVLRSPENFTLALGLYNMVNDQFANTFTRFAAGSILIAVPIAIVFLFLQRYLISGLMSGSTKG
- a CDS encoding LacI family DNA-binding transcriptional regulator, encoding MVTIKDVAKAAGVSPSTVSRVVKDHPGISSDTKRKIRKIMQEMGYTPNVAARNLVTNKSYTIGLIVKSAVHEAVLNPFFTEVNFGVSEACRNEGFSTLMTAAQDDDSLFLEIKDLINSRRVDGFILLYSKEDDPVTNYLTSIGFPFVVIGKDISNIQDAIYVDNDNVYAAHLITDHLLDLGYRNITMITDNDVFAVAKDRIKGFTRALEKRGIEVEGRVVNCSSNEVSIRKTLEELLEKESVDAILTLDGVINALVLSCLYCMKVRIPEDVATATFNDSPMTELAAPPQTTVDIHPQELGREAGREIINLVRNPQRLKRNITVPVSIIERRSTQKEEGG